The following coding sequences lie in one Actinomycetota bacterium genomic window:
- a CDS encoding DNA topoisomerase IV subunit A, translating into METNKSLPAKIIEIDVAAEMQGSFLEYAYSVIYSRALPDARDGLKPVQRRILHTMSNMGLRSDKGHVKSARVVGEVMGKLHPHGDSAIYDALVRMAQSWSLRLPFVDGHGNFGSIDEGPAAYRYTEARLASAASTMVDSLDEDVVDFAPNYDGRELEPSVLPAAIPNLLVNGASGIAVGMATNMPAHNLRETVNAAIHLLAHPKASLAELMEFVPGPDLPTGGIIFGLEGITEAYESGKGSFRIRAKVDIEQVSPKRMGLVVRELPYQVGTERVIERIKELVTNKKLQGISDIIDLTDYDSGLELVIELKHGFNPAAVLEQLYKLTPLEDSFHINNVALVNGQPMTLGLKSLLEVFLAHRIEVVRRRSSFRRSKAMDRLHLVDGLLIAILDIDEVIAVIRSSDDTAAARERLIKVFELSEIQANYILEMPLRRLTKFSRIELEKEQAELQSAIADLTDILENEKRLRKVVSTELKEVADRFGEDRRTQLLDDDGTTLSVPTTLEIEDDPCYVFLSATGLIARTNNTDTRAFPNKRATHDTIRSAIHTTARADVGIITSAGRVIRIPAISLPALSDNSNLTVAGGSALKDIVSLAKTERPLALMDLSAANATVFLATALGMVKRVIHDVPATAGDWNIIRLDQGDYLVGATQVADDQGQVVLITDDAQLLRFKFSVLRAAGRPAGGVAGIKVASEARVIFGGVLSDDGDLLVGTVAGDTDTLPGTAAHSMKVTPLSEFPPKGRATGGVRCHKFLSGENTLVTAVAGAAPIHACTGTGGPVELPTKQGKRDGSGSPVSKPVVALSGHPLGG; encoded by the coding sequence ATGGAGACCAATAAATCTTTACCTGCGAAAATCATTGAAATTGATGTTGCCGCGGAAATGCAAGGTTCATTCCTTGAATACGCCTATTCCGTTATCTATTCGAGAGCATTACCAGATGCCAGGGATGGTTTAAAGCCCGTTCAGCGCCGAATTTTGCACACCATGTCAAACATGGGACTGCGATCGGACAAAGGTCACGTTAAGAGTGCTCGAGTGGTCGGTGAAGTAATGGGAAAACTTCATCCACATGGTGACTCTGCGATTTACGATGCTTTGGTGCGCATGGCTCAATCGTGGTCTTTGCGACTACCTTTTGTTGATGGTCATGGCAATTTTGGTTCGATTGACGAAGGGCCAGCAGCCTACCGTTACACGGAGGCACGGTTAGCCAGTGCTGCCAGCACAATGGTCGATTCCCTCGATGAAGATGTAGTCGACTTTGCTCCCAATTACGATGGCCGAGAGCTGGAACCGAGTGTTCTGCCAGCAGCCATTCCTAACCTGCTTGTCAATGGCGCTTCTGGCATCGCCGTTGGCATGGCTACCAACATGCCTGCGCACAATCTGCGCGAAACCGTTAATGCCGCAATCCATCTGTTAGCGCATCCGAAAGCAAGCCTTGCAGAACTCATGGAGTTTGTCCCGGGACCAGACTTGCCCACCGGCGGAATAATCTTCGGACTAGAAGGAATAACTGAGGCATACGAATCTGGTAAGGGAAGTTTCCGAATCCGCGCCAAAGTGGACATTGAGCAGGTCTCACCTAAGCGGATGGGTCTGGTAGTTAGGGAGTTGCCTTACCAAGTCGGCACTGAGCGAGTTATTGAGCGCATCAAAGAACTGGTTACCAACAAGAAGCTACAGGGAATTTCAGACATCATTGACTTGACTGATTACGATTCGGGCCTGGAACTCGTTATCGAACTCAAGCATGGATTTAATCCAGCAGCCGTTCTTGAGCAACTTTACAAATTGACTCCCCTTGAAGATTCATTCCACATCAATAATGTGGCTCTGGTGAATGGCCAGCCGATGACATTAGGGTTGAAATCTCTACTAGAGGTATTCCTCGCTCATCGCATTGAGGTGGTGCGCCGAAGGTCATCATTCCGACGAAGTAAGGCCATGGACCGACTACATTTAGTTGATGGTCTACTGATTGCCATCCTAGACATCGATGAAGTGATAGCCGTAATCCGATCAAGCGACGATACGGCGGCGGCTCGTGAGCGGTTAATAAAGGTATTCGAGCTTTCTGAAATTCAAGCGAATTACATTCTCGAAATGCCATTAAGACGACTAACTAAGTTTTCTAGAATCGAACTCGAGAAGGAACAAGCGGAACTCCAATCTGCAATTGCGGACCTTACCGACATCTTGGAGAACGAGAAGCGACTACGCAAAGTTGTTTCGACCGAACTTAAAGAGGTCGCCGATCGATTTGGCGAAGATCGGCGCACGCAATTACTCGATGATGACGGAACCACTCTTTCTGTTCCAACCACATTAGAAATTGAAGATGATCCCTGCTATGTCTTCTTGTCAGCAACCGGTCTAATCGCTCGGACGAACAACACCGATACTCGAGCTTTTCCGAACAAGCGAGCTACGCACGACACCATTAGAAGTGCAATTCATACAACCGCTCGTGCCGATGTTGGAATTATTACTTCGGCAGGCAGAGTTATCCGGATCCCAGCCATCTCGCTGCCGGCACTTTCCGATAACTCAAACTTGACCGTTGCAGGTGGAAGCGCACTCAAAGATATAGTCTCGCTGGCCAAAACCGAGCGTCCGCTGGCCCTGATGGATTTATCAGCCGCCAATGCAACAGTTTTCCTTGCAACAGCTTTGGGTATGGTCAAAAGAGTGATACACGATGTGCCTGCTACTGCAGGCGATTGGAACATAATCCGTCTCGACCAGGGCGACTACCTAGTCGGCGCGACACAAGTTGCTGATGACCAAGGTCAAGTTGTCTTGATTACCGATGATGCTCAACTGCTTCGGTTCAAGTTCTCGGTGCTGCGTGCGGCTGGACGTCCAGCTGGAGGTGTGGCTGGGATCAAGGTAGCCAGCGAAGCAAGAGTTATTTTCGGTGGCGTCCTATCTGATGATGGCGATTTGCTCGTGGGAACAGTTGCTGGCGACACCGACACACTGCCGGGAACCGCTGCGCACAGCATGAAAGTAACCCCCCTATCCGAATTTCCACCCAAAGGCAGAGCAACTGGTGGCGTACGGTGTCATAAATTCCTGTCAGGAGAAAATACTCTTGTTACCGCTGTTGCCGGCGCGGCTCCGATCCACGCCTGCACTGGAACTGGTGGGCCAGTAGAACTTCCCACAAAACAAGGTAAGCGGGATGGGTCTGGGTCGCCAGTATCAAAGCCTGTGGTTGCTCTATCTGGCCACCCACTTGGTGGCTGA
- a CDS encoding dUTP diphosphatase, translated as MAQTDNSIVIPITRLHENAVIPSYAHLTDAGADLVSVEDITLTPGERALVATGLALAIPDGFVGLVHPRSGLAIKNGVALVNAPGTIDAGYRGEVKVCLINLDSQTPVQLPAGSRIAQLVIQRVEHAKFQEVAQLADSDRGTGGFGSTGINS; from the coding sequence ATGGCACAAACGGACAATTCAATCGTAATCCCGATTACTAGATTGCACGAAAATGCAGTGATTCCCTCGTACGCTCATTTGACTGACGCTGGTGCCGACCTAGTATCGGTTGAAGACATAACGTTGACCCCAGGTGAAAGGGCCTTGGTTGCAACCGGACTCGCACTGGCGATTCCTGACGGCTTTGTTGGTCTAGTTCATCCGCGCTCGGGACTGGCAATCAAAAACGGCGTTGCGTTGGTCAATGCCCCTGGAACGATTGATGCGGGCTATCGTGGTGAAGTGAAGGTTTGTCTCATCAATCTAGATTCACAAACACCCGTTCAGTTGCCGGCCGGTAGCCGAATCGCGCAGCTTGTGATTCAACGTGTTGAACATGCCAAGTTCCAGGAAGTTGCTCAGCTGGCAGACTCTGATCGAGGCACAGGTGGCTTCGGTTCAACCGGCATCAACTCATGA
- a CDS encoding TrkA family potassium uptake protein, which yields MRIAIAGAGKVGRSIATELASNGHQVLLIDRDPKIQSLNVDGVTSIQADACEVESLSEANVAACQVMVAATGDDKTNLVVSLLAKTEFGVPRVIARVNHPKNEWMFDEAWGVDTAVSTPRMLSALVEEAVTVGDLVRLMTLRKGEANLVEFTLAPDSPVVGKCVREVVWPSDTTLVCILREHHVITPTGDDPLEAGDELLFIATSDQEPALLVLLRG from the coding sequence ATGCGAATTGCAATAGCAGGTGCCGGTAAAGTAGGCCGTTCAATAGCGACTGAACTCGCATCCAACGGACACCAAGTCCTTCTGATTGACCGCGATCCAAAAATCCAGAGCCTCAACGTGGACGGAGTGACATCCATCCAAGCAGACGCTTGCGAAGTTGAATCTTTGAGCGAGGCTAATGTAGCCGCCTGCCAGGTAATGGTTGCCGCCACCGGTGACGACAAAACAAATCTGGTTGTATCGCTACTAGCAAAAACTGAATTTGGCGTCCCCCGCGTTATCGCGAGAGTTAATCATCCGAAAAATGAGTGGATGTTTGACGAAGCTTGGGGCGTAGATACCGCTGTTTCCACACCACGCATGCTTTCGGCTCTTGTTGAAGAAGCAGTTACCGTTGGTGATTTAGTGCGGTTAATGACTCTGCGCAAAGGCGAAGCAAACTTGGTTGAATTTACCCTCGCTCCCGATAGTCCGGTTGTCGGAAAGTGTGTCCGAGAAGTTGTTTGGCCAAGTGACACCACTTTGGTGTGCATCTTGCGCGAGCACCATGTGATCACCCCAACGGGCGACGATCCGTTAGAGGCCGGGGACGAACTTCTCTTTATTGCAACAAGTGACCAGGAGCCAGCGTTACTCGTTTTACTCCGGGGATAA
- a CDS encoding gamma carbonic anhydrase family protein — MPIYALGNQEPQIDGSAFIHPDAVIIGAVTIGADSSVWPCAVLRADTNSISIGARCSIQDGAVIHCTADLPTVVGDDCTIGHNAHLEGCAVHAGSLIGSGSLVLHRVVVNSGALVAAGAVCTSGLEVPSGALAIGVPARIKEQGADIETMEYSLKSYQNLTKIYPQELRRLD, encoded by the coding sequence ATGCCAATCTATGCACTTGGCAATCAAGAGCCGCAAATCGATGGCTCCGCATTTATTCATCCCGATGCCGTAATAATCGGAGCGGTAACTATTGGCGCAGATTCAAGTGTTTGGCCTTGCGCAGTGCTCAGGGCAGACACAAATTCGATTTCAATTGGTGCCAGATGTTCGATTCAGGATGGTGCTGTGATTCACTGCACTGCGGACTTGCCAACGGTAGTCGGGGATGACTGCACTATTGGACACAACGCACACTTAGAAGGTTGTGCGGTACATGCCGGGTCGCTCATCGGTTCGGGATCTCTGGTTTTGCACAGGGTGGTTGTTAATTCTGGTGCACTTGTTGCTGCTGGCGCTGTTTGTACTAGCGGGTTGGAAGTGCCAAGCGGTGCGCTAGCGATTGGAGTGCCAGCCCGCATCAAAGAACAGGGAGCAGACATCGAAACGATGGAATATTCCCTAAAGAGTTACCAAAATTTAACAAAAATCTATCCACAAGAACTAAGACGCCTCGATTAA
- a CDS encoding DUF3159 domain-containing protein — protein sequence MSEPKDESVFEHIEESAEQLEREVQADTAILAKAIGGWRGAIDSGTPSIIFLAVYFLNERDLHTAIYSALAAGILLAVVALVQRKSLQQVVSGLFGLAISAYLTARTGKAEAFFLPGIIKNAAYGSIFTISIWVKRPVLGYFIALLRKSEDFKVVTQVEQNNLKVTEVTWRDNPELMRKYSSVTWVWALMFLGRVLIMLPLYLAGATGTLGVVSVILGYPLFALVIYASYAILRTKSNN from the coding sequence ATGTCCGAGCCAAAAGACGAGTCAGTCTTTGAACACATTGAGGAATCGGCAGAGCAACTAGAGCGAGAAGTTCAGGCCGATACCGCAATTTTGGCAAAGGCGATCGGTGGATGGCGTGGCGCTATCGACTCTGGCACACCATCAATTATTTTCCTAGCGGTCTACTTCTTGAATGAACGGGACCTGCATACCGCAATTTACAGTGCACTCGCCGCGGGCATCCTGTTAGCCGTGGTTGCCTTGGTGCAACGCAAGTCCTTGCAGCAGGTTGTGTCGGGTCTATTTGGACTGGCGATCTCGGCCTACTTAACTGCAAGAACTGGCAAAGCCGAGGCATTTTTTTTGCCAGGCATCATAAAGAATGCAGCATATGGATCGATTTTCACAATTAGCATCTGGGTAAAGCGACCAGTGTTGGGATACTTCATAGCACTCCTGCGTAAATCTGAAGATTTTAAAGTTGTAACTCAGGTTGAGCAGAACAATTTAAAGGTCACAGAGGTGACTTGGCGGGACAATCCAGAGTTAATGCGCAAATATTCAAGTGTTACCTGGGTCTGGGCCTTAATGTTCTTAGGCCGTGTTTTGATAATGTTGCCACTCTATTTAGCAGGGGCTACGGGCACTCTAGGAGTTGTGAGCGTAATACTTGGTTACCCACTTTTTGCCCTGGTTATTTACGCAAGCTATGCAATCTTGCGCACTAAATCAAATAATTAA
- a CDS encoding DUF3071 domain-containing protein: MCIPNCRLQNHILTGLRYRHEPIVSLQSISGTRHAPKIPEFRHFSRKTRRQESALEVSVKDLIFVGRSDDNSGLIFTDDEGQEFIVAIDDNLVRNASAGAKAATEGRSDLGLSVRDIQARIRRGESLASIAAESGISQDRLERFAGPVFAERNFTADQAKSTLVRRPQGDIMLGELVVTQLELRNVDILSLEWDSWRREDGRWNVAVMWSVGEGSGLATWIYDPLGRSVVSLDDEARWLFQESVSDSSAPEPESRPRLVAIPNPDSDDDGIAAPAWVGPGQPTIPVPVTPVANTTDAPSWDDILFGHRPTDQ; the protein is encoded by the coding sequence GTGTGCATACCCAATTGCCGATTGCAGAACCATATTCTCACTGGTCTGAGATATCGACATGAACCTATTGTGTCGCTTCAGTCCATTAGCGGAACACGACACGCGCCGAAAATCCCCGAATTTAGGCATTTTTCACGCAAAACTAGGAGGCAGGAAAGCGCCTTGGAGGTATCCGTGAAAGATCTGATTTTTGTTGGCCGTAGCGACGACAACTCGGGTCTCATTTTTACTGATGATGAGGGTCAAGAATTCATAGTTGCAATTGACGACAACCTGGTTCGAAATGCCTCTGCTGGTGCAAAAGCAGCAACTGAAGGTCGTAGCGATTTAGGTTTGTCGGTACGCGACATTCAAGCGCGAATTCGCCGCGGAGAAAGCTTGGCGAGTATCGCTGCAGAATCTGGCATTAGTCAGGATCGACTTGAACGGTTTGCTGGGCCAGTTTTTGCCGAGCGCAATTTCACGGCGGATCAGGCCAAATCGACTTTAGTGCGCCGGCCACAAGGTGACATCATGCTTGGTGAGCTGGTCGTAACTCAGCTTGAACTTCGCAACGTTGATATTCTGTCGCTCGAATGGGACTCTTGGCGCCGAGAAGATGGGCGTTGGAATGTTGCTGTTATGTGGAGTGTTGGCGAGGGTTCAGGGTTAGCAACCTGGATTTATGATCCACTTGGTCGCTCGGTTGTTTCTCTGGATGATGAGGCACGCTGGCTCTTCCAAGAATCGGTATCGGATTCTTCGGCACCTGAGCCCGAATCACGTCCCCGCTTGGTAGCTATTCCAAATCCAGATTCTGATGATGACGGCATTGCAGCACCCGCCTGGGTAGGTCCGGGCCAACCAACAATTCCTGTACCGGTGACCCCTGTTGCAAATACAACCGATGCACCTTCATGGGACGACATTCTTTTTGGTCATCGGCCGACAGATCAATAG
- a CDS encoding inositol monophosphatase: MVLQSAIGYAHAAGSALLRRPTELLIDHKTSQTDVVTHMDKLAEELIVSAIHADFPDDGILGEEGADFESKSGFQWVIDPLDGTINYLYEVPAWAVSIARVQLATNQTQVGVVYAPALSRTYFASLGQGAYRTDSTAQLSVGSCSELAQALVGTGFAYDSIHRAGQARVLTTVLPVVRDIRRIGSCALDLCFVAEGLLDAFYERKVNPWDHAAGSLIAREAGATVSGLRGKSESAEMIVAANPDLHAHIAHLLESVNADSDNAN; this comes from the coding sequence ATGGTTCTGCAATCGGCAATTGGGTATGCACACGCTGCAGGTTCAGCACTACTACGCCGACCCACAGAATTACTGATCGATCACAAAACCTCTCAGACTGATGTGGTTACTCACATGGACAAATTGGCTGAAGAACTGATTGTTTCTGCGATTCATGCCGATTTCCCCGATGACGGGATTTTGGGAGAGGAAGGAGCTGATTTTGAATCAAAGTCGGGTTTCCAATGGGTAATCGACCCACTAGATGGCACCATTAATTATCTGTACGAGGTACCGGCCTGGGCGGTGTCGATAGCACGAGTGCAGCTGGCTACAAATCAAACGCAAGTAGGTGTCGTATACGCACCCGCACTTTCGCGCACCTACTTTGCCAGCCTGGGCCAAGGCGCATACCGCACAGATTCAACCGCGCAACTTTCTGTTGGCTCTTGTTCTGAACTCGCACAGGCATTAGTCGGTACTGGATTTGCTTATGACTCGATTCACCGCGCTGGGCAAGCCAGAGTGCTAACCACGGTTTTGCCAGTGGTTCGTGATATCCGACGAATAGGCTCGTGCGCACTTGACTTATGTTTTGTTGCAGAGGGACTATTGGACGCCTTCTACGAACGCAAAGTGAACCCGTGGGATCACGCTGCAGGCAGCTTGATCGCTCGTGAGGCAGGGGCAACAGTTTCTGGCTTACGTGGTAAAAGCGAATCGGCAGAAATGATCGTCGCTGCTAATCCTGATTTACACGCCCACATTGCCCACTTGTTGGAGTCGGTTAATGCTGATTCAGACAACGCTAACTAG
- a CDS encoding DNA-binding protein → MRRRRKLSFFSSQQEIDAANLQDVSESLGAQAAADVEAGEIVRVHGAIRALRIRPNTTVPMVEADIWDGSGLVSLIWLGRRSIAGITPGRALVVEGRLTKGPAGQPTLFNPRYELLATGE, encoded by the coding sequence GTGAGACGTCGGCGCAAGTTATCATTTTTCTCATCGCAGCAAGAAATAGATGCGGCGAATCTTCAGGATGTTTCCGAGTCATTAGGCGCTCAGGCCGCTGCAGATGTTGAGGCTGGCGAGATAGTTAGAGTGCACGGTGCAATTCGTGCTCTCAGGATTCGGCCAAACACTACAGTTCCAATGGTTGAAGCAGACATTTGGGACGGCTCTGGTTTAGTTTCTTTGATCTGGCTGGGCCGGCGATCTATTGCTGGCATTACCCCTGGCCGGGCTCTGGTTGTGGAAGGTCGGCTGACCAAGGGGCCTGCTGGCCAGCCAACGCTATTCAATCCACGCTACGAACTTCTGGCGACGGGCGAATAA
- a CDS encoding DUF3093 domain-containing protein, with protein MSSPSQHTEGTDGTVSRFEERLWPGMGVLIFFLTMSTSLGIAYGHAYTAPIGLTVAIVTTVVIFSVAFFSAPLVRVDNLVLRVGRARLPLAYVGDLRILDQVQTRSALASATTPPPYLMVKSWIPRSVVVTVLDESDPHPYWQVSSRNPTELVKALELAKDDTGGNRE; from the coding sequence ATGAGCAGTCCCAGTCAACATACGGAGGGAACTGACGGCACTGTTTCCAGATTTGAAGAACGCCTCTGGCCAGGAATGGGCGTTTTAATCTTCTTTTTGACCATGAGTACCTCACTTGGCATTGCCTATGGTCATGCCTACACGGCACCGATTGGTCTTACCGTTGCAATTGTCACAACTGTAGTGATTTTCTCTGTGGCCTTTTTTTCAGCTCCGTTAGTCCGAGTAGATAATTTGGTACTTCGGGTAGGCCGCGCGCGACTTCCATTAGCTTACGTCGGTGACCTGCGGATACTTGATCAAGTTCAAACAAGATCGGCATTAGCCTCCGCTACTACCCCACCGCCCTATTTGATGGTTAAATCCTGGATACCGAGATCAGTTGTGGTTACTGTGCTAGACGAGTCAGATCCACACCCTTATTGGCAAGTATCTTCAAGGAATCCGACTGAATTGGTCAAAGCGTTAGAGCTGGCAAAAGATGACACTGGAGGCAACCGTGAGTGA
- a CDS encoding NAD(P)/FAD-dependent oxidoreductase yields the protein MVNCDMLVIGAGPSGLYAAYYAGFRGFSVTVLDVLAEPGGQISAMYPEKDIYDIAGFAKVKGRDLVSGLLDQANQFSPKYVLGERAESLETSEEGPVTVITDKGTVITAKAVVITGGIGSFTPRELPAGNEFIGRGLVYFVPRLEEHRDKDVVIVGGGDSAFDWALSLHGIAKSITIVHRRDTFRAHAATVEQVKALGVTIYTNCEVSSVSGTDWVTGVTLTAKETGEETLLPADTIVAALGFIANIGPISQWGLNLEKRRILVDTTMQTNLPRVYAAGDITTYKGKVALISVGFGEAGLAVNNATPYIDESQGIFPGHSTGSAES from the coding sequence ATGGTTAATTGCGACATGCTAGTTATTGGTGCTGGTCCTTCAGGTTTATACGCTGCTTATTACGCAGGCTTTCGTGGGTTTTCAGTAACTGTGCTCGATGTGCTGGCCGAGCCAGGAGGCCAGATTTCGGCCATGTACCCCGAAAAGGACATCTATGACATAGCTGGTTTCGCCAAAGTAAAAGGTCGCGATTTGGTCAGCGGACTTCTTGATCAGGCCAACCAATTTAGCCCAAAGTATGTCCTTGGTGAACGAGCAGAATCACTGGAAACTTCCGAAGAAGGTCCGGTAACTGTAATCACTGACAAGGGAACCGTCATCACGGCCAAGGCTGTGGTAATTACGGGTGGCATCGGCTCGTTTACCCCGCGAGAACTTCCTGCCGGAAATGAATTTATCGGTCGAGGATTGGTTTACTTCGTCCCGCGCCTAGAAGAGCATCGAGATAAGGATGTAGTTATTGTTGGCGGCGGTGACTCGGCATTTGACTGGGCGCTTTCATTACACGGTATTGCTAAGTCAATCACGATTGTGCACCGACGCGATACTTTCAGAGCCCATGCCGCAACCGTTGAACAGGTAAAAGCACTTGGGGTAACGATCTATACCAACTGTGAAGTTAGTTCGGTTTCAGGTACAGATTGGGTTACCGGTGTGACACTGACTGCGAAAGAAACTGGTGAGGAAACTCTTTTGCCTGCTGACACTATCGTTGCCGCTTTAGGCTTTATTGCGAACATTGGTCCGATTTCGCAATGGGGCCTTAACTTAGAGAAGCGCCGAATACTCGTTGACACCACAATGCAAACAAATTTGCCTAGGGTGTACGCAGCTGGTGACATCACGACTTACAAAGGCAAAGTGGCCCTCATCAGCGTTGGCTTCGGCGAAGCAGGATTAGCGGTAAACAATGCAACTCCTTACATCGATGAAAGTCAGGGCATCTTCCCTGGACATTCAACCGGATCGGCTGAGAGCTGA
- a CDS encoding DUF3710 domain-containing protein: MTESLDSTGESPAHQIIDFGSLRLPLLPNLQISMNIDQETMQGISLGLALENCMADLQVFAQAKDELLWPGTRDSLVAALAEQGVDSEIVIGNFGSEIRTTMPYVDRDGNNIVQSVRFVGIDGDRWFLRIAISGTATFDDRNVAQIDELLQKIVVVRGEDAKAPGELLVLTFPDEPTSAL, encoded by the coding sequence ATGACTGAGTCTCTGGATTCAACAGGCGAATCACCTGCGCATCAGATAATTGACTTTGGGTCACTACGGCTACCACTTTTGCCCAATTTGCAAATCAGCATGAACATTGATCAAGAAACTATGCAAGGCATCAGTCTTGGTCTAGCTTTAGAGAATTGCATGGCAGATCTTCAGGTATTTGCTCAGGCTAAAGACGAATTGCTCTGGCCTGGAACTAGAGACTCGCTTGTAGCGGCCCTTGCTGAACAAGGGGTAGACAGCGAAATAGTCATAGGCAACTTTGGCTCAGAAATAAGAACGACGATGCCATATGTGGATCGAGATGGTAATAACATCGTGCAAAGTGTCAGATTTGTCGGAATCGATGGCGATCGCTGGTTTCTGCGTATAGCCATTTCAGGAACAGCCACATTTGACGATCGCAATGTGGCACAGATTGATGAGTTGTTGCAGAAAATCGTGGTGGTTCGAGGAGAAGATGCTAAGGCACCTGGCGAGTTGTTAGTGCTAACCTTTCCAGACGAACCAACCTCAGCGCTTTAG
- a CDS encoding DUF4193 domain-containing protein: MATDYDAPRKTDTEEENESLEELKAQSAAKGSTTIDIDEADLAETLELPGADLSDESITVTVIPKQADEFTCSKCFLVHHRSQLAKNSKSGPVCNDCS; the protein is encoded by the coding sequence ATGGCTACCGATTACGATGCACCACGCAAAACTGATACTGAAGAAGAGAACGAGAGTCTCGAAGAATTAAAGGCCCAGTCAGCAGCCAAGGGATCGACCACAATTGATATTGACGAGGCAGACTTAGCTGAAACGCTGGAATTACCCGGTGCTGATTTGAGCGACGAATCAATCACGGTGACTGTGATACCCAAGCAGGCTGACGAATTTACCTGTTCAAAGTGCTTTTTAGTTCACCACCGAAGCCAGTTGGCCAAGAATTCCAAATCAGGCCCGGTTTGCAACGACTGCAGTTAG
- a CDS encoding carbonic anhydrase, whose translation MDRPFPTDVFADVLASNQTFAADFTDQHLSGTAAKGLAIITCMDSRISPLEIVGMNPGDVKILRNAGARVTDDVLRTLVLATFLLGVNRVLIMPHTECKMASATEPQIHAEILRDFGVDTRSVEIRTVTDTTEALRTDIKRIRTYPLLASGTTVAGAIYDVHTGKLNTVDI comes from the coding sequence ATGGATAGACCATTTCCAACTGATGTTTTTGCCGATGTACTCGCAAGCAACCAAACATTCGCAGCCGATTTCACCGATCAACATTTATCGGGTACCGCTGCTAAGGGATTGGCGATCATCACCTGTATGGACTCACGCATAAGTCCCCTTGAAATCGTTGGTATGAATCCAGGTGACGTAAAGATTTTGCGAAATGCCGGTGCTCGGGTTACGGATGACGTATTGCGAACATTGGTTCTGGCCACCTTCTTGCTTGGCGTGAATCGAGTTCTCATCATGCCTCATACAGAATGCAAGATGGCCTCGGCTACTGAGCCCCAGATTCATGCTGAAATCCTGCGAGATTTTGGAGTCGACACCCGGAGCGTAGAAATCCGAACGGTAACCGATACCACTGAGGCATTACGAACTGACATTAAGCGAATTCGAACTTATCCACTTTTAGCCAGTGGAACTACAGTAGCCGGCGCTATTTACGATGTGCACACCGGAAAGTTAAATACTGTTGACATCTAG